Proteins encoded together in one Amblyomma americanum isolate KBUSLIRL-KWMA chromosome 1, ASM5285725v1, whole genome shotgun sequence window:
- the LOC144121988 gene encoding uncharacterized protein LOC144121988 produces the protein MPLVDTPFRRVAIDIIGPLKPTTRKGHHFILTIVDYETRFPEAVALPSIETERKWAVGCLFTSRTTSPYHPMANGLVERLNWTLKKMLRRMCTEQPKEWDRFIEPLLFAYREVPQEYDFGVESIKEKNNVDSDYLSRV, from the exons ATGCCTCTGGTGGACACGCCgtttcgccgggtggctatcgaTATTATTGGGCCCCTCAAGCCCACAACTCGGAAGGGGCATCACTTCATCTTGACGATAGTCGACTATGAGACCCGGTTCCCAGAGGCTGTCGCCCTGCCCAGCATCGAGACCGAGCGG AAGTGGGCCGTCGGCTGTCTCTTCACCAGCAGAACCACCTCGCCCTACCACCCGATGGCCAACGGCCTCGTGGAAAGGCTCAACTGGACGCTCAAGAAGATGCTCCGCCGCATGTGCACAGAACAGCCCAAGGAGTGGGATCGGTTTATCGAGCCGCTTTTGTTCGCGTACAGGGAGGTCCCCCAG gagtacgacttcggggtcgagagcattaaggaaaaaaataacgTCGACtcagactacctcagccgggtgtga